A region from the Lolium perenne isolate Kyuss_39 chromosome 4, Kyuss_2.0, whole genome shotgun sequence genome encodes:
- the LOC139839279 gene encoding uncharacterized protein, which yields MKRTPRTFAVGDMVYLKMQPFRETALGVGNPLKLASKWYGPFKIIQTVGTRAYKLQLPPKTLIHDVFSVNQLKKHLGPKAVPNSRLPMVTPDGKLKTFPIAVLQRRQVPRKSSEGDYDVAVPQWLVHWDSLTPEEATWEDVEFVQGSFPDFKP from the coding sequence ATGAAGCGCACACCAAGAACCTTTGCAGTAGGTGACATGGTTTACCTTAAGATGCAGCCATTCCGTGAAACAGCATTGGGAGTTGGAAATCCTCTAAAACTGGCATCAAAATGGTATGGTCCCTTCAAAATCATCCAGACAGTGGGCACAAGGGCATACAAACTGCAGTTGCCTCCGAAAACGCTCATTCATGATGTCTTCAGTGTCAATCAACTAAAAAAGCACCTGGGTCCAAAGGCAGTACCAAACTCCCGCCTACCAATGGTAACTCCTGATGGTAAGTTGAAAACATTCCCTATTGCTGTATTGCAACGTCGTCAGGTACCAAGGAAGAGCAGCGAAGGCGACTATGATGTAGCAGTTCCGCAGTGGCTGGTGCACTGGGACTCGCTCACACCAGAAGAAGCAACATGGGAAGACGTCGAGTTTGTTCAAGGATCATTCCCAGATTTCAAGCCCTGA